GTCAtcccttttaatttcattatttgacatttgatttttatattagatatgatccttatttttttattgttatttttagttgttcttatcatttttttaattgaaattttttttcaatttcatctcttatgatttggttttattttctttttgtgttaaACCTGGTTCTCTTTAgggaacctaatgggtcacacatatAAGAATAAttggtcataaattaaaatggaatgattaatcaattgtgacttgattgtaaataaattttagaaattaaggaccagaatgtaattaatacataaGATTACAATTgtagacctagaaaaaaaatcaagtagggacttgattaaataaattttttaaattatcttaaaataatatatgtgatattatttaaagagCAAACACCATCATATATCCATAGCATAAATGAGCCCAGGAAAAACTCTCAGTTGCACAATCGTATTTCTTGGTTGCACAAAACCATGCCATCCCATTCAAGGCAATCATTATTTATACATGTGCATTCAACCTTAAATACCCTCAGGGAACAATCATTTCTTAGttgatctctgttttttttttttttttttttttttgggggggggggggcattaGGTAAATAATAGCCATTTGCTGTTCTGAAACTTGGAAATATCTGAAAAGTATAAATTCGATGCACAAACAACCCAAGTAATTCAATTAATGTTTTGCCTTTTGGTGACAATCATCATCatgggttaaaaaataataataataaaggggACCATCCGTGATGACACAGTTTAAAAACGGAGAAAAATCAGTGCCTTGCAAGTGTGGCAAATATTGaataccttaaaaataaaatcaaaggcaTAGAAGCAATGAAACAATTATAACCTCTTCAATGATGATAAATTAGCATAGAAGCAACCAAATTCTCTAGTTGATTAACCACCGAACTTTCACATGCctcttaattattatatttacataCATACCTACAGCCATTCTCGGACCTCTGAACACAATGCCCAGAAGGACAGCACAAGTGCCTAACTCATTTTATCTGATAAACACACTTCATATCTTCAAAGAATCCATTAGAGTTATGCTTCTACATCCTACTCATTTCCATTCAATctctatttttctcttctctcctctcccAATCTCACTCTTCATCTCCCATTTTCTCACTCGCAGTTCTCCCCAGCTACCATTCTCAACAACCAGCATAACAGATCATCTACTTGAACACTATGGAGTTCTCCCTCAACTGGCCTCCAAAACTTTAATACACATCATCGTTTGCTTCCCCTCCTCCATCACATTCGGGCTCCTTGGACAAGCCGCTACTGTTCAGCTAGTTTCAGACAGCTACAATGGAATAAACCTCAACGGAAGACGGTTACTTGTGAGAAGCGGGGCAGCTTGGATTAAGCTTCTCCGAACTTGTTTTTGGGAGTTACTTATCCTGCTTGCTCTTTGGGTGATTTTTGTTGCTACTTTGGTGTCAGTTCCTGGTACACTGTTTGCTTATGGAATATGTTCTAGAATGCTAGGATTACGGGTAATTCTAGGGTTTCTAGGAGCACCCTTCTGTCTGGCATTTGCGCATCTTGTGGTTGTAGCAAATTTAGCAAAGGTTTTGGCAGTTTTGGAGAGTGAGTGCTGTGGGTTTAAATCATTAGTTAAGGCCAGTAATATGATGGCCGGGAGACAACAAACAGCTCTAGTTATGGCTTTGTTGAGTAATATGGGACTTGGACTAGTTGAGTATTTGTTTGAGCTTAAGATGAGCAAGGGCATCAGTTTTTGGGAAGGGCCAATGCTGGTATCTATGTATTCCACGGTGCTTGTTTTTGACACTGTTACTACTGTTGTATTCTATTATGCCTGTAAACCTTGAGATTATACCATCTTCGGCCACAGAAAATGATAGGTAATTTTTGGGCCACTAAAGCACCCGGTTTTTTCTATCACTTTGTTATTTTCAGTATGGGCCAGAATCACATtcacaaacatgaaaaatataataaaaatgtaaCATTTTTAGCTATTGATTCAAAGAAGCTACGCAGATTACATAAAGTGGCATCTTAAAAGCAAATACATAACAACAACATAAACCGACAAGATTATCATTAGCTAGTATGACAAGAGTCTATGCTACCAAGGAAATCCCAACCACGAGAAAAATCTTATGTTAGATCTTTAATACATAACCTTCATGTCCATCAAATCCTGAAAAACCTTGCAAGTCACAGCATAGTTAGACTTTCCGACAATTGTCTCTCCACACCATGATCAGACATCATCATGGTTTCGAAACTTCAAATGCCAAGAACGCGGACTTCAAAATCTCTGTTACAAGAAATACTGCAAGATTTACCATATTGTATAGGAAAGAGGTAAAACTTTATAAGATATTGCAGACACTAAATCCTAATAAAGTAgttccattaccttgaacagcCCAAAATATAAACCAAAATTACAATCTAGCAAACCATGCAGTTCTGgcaagataacaaaaaaaaaatacatctacATCTAGAATAATCAGTTAATCAATCAACAGAGCCTTTAAATCACCTCATGAAACAACCATGATAAGTCGTAGCTCATAGGTTGACCCTCACATTATTACCAAGATAACTTGACAACCCtagataaaaaacaattgctaACATTCAATGAAAAAACTTCACGCACAAGTTTGTTAAATAAGaatttcaatctaaaaacttaaactattaagttattttatattactcttaaCATATCCCAAAGTAAAAacctttttgaatttgaaacttaTATATATTCACTACtactttgaaattaatttattaatttaattaaatggaaTAAGAgttgttgttacctatttttgaccccacaaaactcaagaaaagaaaaaagaaaagaaaaaagaaaataaaaaaaatacaagaggatACACATTAAGAAAACCCAAAAGATGGCCCATGTTGGTGATGAAAGACCAAAATAACAAGTGGAAAACTTGAAGGACCAGAATGTATAAGATTGATAAAATTAGATATCCAATCCTGATTGATGAAAGACCCATTTAgtgaaaatatattgatttgggGTAAAGAGATACAATTAGGAAGAGTAAGGACTTTATGAAGATTTTGGAAGGCTCAATCAATTATATTGAGGACATGATTTCaaggaaaatcaattttttaaagtcaatttgggttttaattgaaagaaattgaagtttgcgGATTGAAATTGGACTctaaaaagtttaattggtcaaatcaggggcttaattgtaaaaaaaattaaagtttaatggcTAATTAGGGGtttgattaaagaaattcaaaactaaagacCAAATTGTAAAAGACTTGAGATTTCAAGGGTTGAAATTGACAAATCAggggtcaaattaaagaaaattaaaattttaatagtcAATTAAGAGTCCAAATGCACAAATCAGAAAGAAAGAACCAAGATGAAATGGTCATTAAACTTTGGGGTTGATGATTGAGTTTGATATGAGtggaaattgcatgaaattaagagtttgagaggcaattaaaagcaattagaagaacaaaaactaaaataaaatattttagatcccaaattaaaaaccctaatttctagggACTTAACCAAGACAACGCATCGATCAGCCTCTGTTCTATCTTCTTCCTTGGCAATTCACGATGATTAggttaacattttttaaaaactcacCATGGAGTTCCAGACCACCAAATGACATGTGGTTTTTCGTAAATGGAAGAGAAACATCCCCTCTACAACCCTATTTCTATGAAATTAGATGTTTACATCCTAATTTTTCCATAGAAGTCCCCAACATCTTGTCTTTAATCGGCCATTACTCAATTTTTAGATTCTACTGATCATGTTGAAACCTTCAAGTGAGTGAATGTAGAGCTTAACCTCTAAATTAAACAAGGTTGGATCCATACAAAATATGTACACCCCCTCTACTAACTTCAGGTGGTCTTCAACAATGATGACGTTAGTATTACTTTGACAAAGCCTTGAAAGTGACCATCCTAGTCAATCTTGGCTGAGATATCCATTTGCATAAAACCATTTAATCTGTTCACACTTAAAAATTTCCAAACGGTTCTTATCAGAGGGGTTGTTGCAGGTTGGGCTACAGTTGGTTTTGGGGGAGAgaaaaagtcattttttttttcctctcttgtaTTTATACCCTTCTTAAATGAGATGGGGGTGTTTGGGTGATGGTCATGCTTAATCTTATCTCTCTTTCGGGTTATCTTAAGGTTAGTTACCTCCCTTACAATTCCCACCTAAAGTAGGCTAGTTTGTTTCCTTTAATTCTTTTCTAACATAAGCCGGTctaatactatttatttttgggttttacaCAAAACTTgtgttcttcttctcttccttcaaGTAACAAGGGAGAAATCACCATCTAAAGGGATCTCAAGAGAGATTAGGGGTGATacttgatgcaaccatattattcaatagtttcacccacatttaactagtgttttgcctatgttttatatataaaatgccttgttattctttgttttatgttttgaaggcacttttggatgaaagatgcaaaaaggagtaaattggagataattggcagatttgaccttcagtcgatgttttgtgcagagcgtgagctttagaggttgaaatgaagtgattccagtggaattaaaaaggtaacatccatacctttctggacatctaaggcaagaaaataaaataaggaagaacatggaaatcgcagccttcaaagtcaaatctcgcaatctgccagtgttgaccttcggccattccaacttgaatatctggagctacagaagtccaattgatgcaaactcaatttttttggattcatgactcaaagttatataaacgctcaatatttcagccaaaaacgatgtcatatgagggagatatgatttttcaaagatgacatctgaattctgccagcaaacaggtttcgtgaagaaacgagtccaaattacgttccgaagcatctaaaccgatatccaagtttttatttcagcaatttagctcctctaagtcaaagcttgaagatttcatgcaaggctatttcttcttttttaggaaattagttattgaagtacttaaatgtaaacagtctacttaatggaggactattttgtaaaatagagacctagggtttcctaggatataaaaagaatgagagaagagaagtggggcagccagccaaggagagaaaaacgctcCCTTCCtttaagaaaccctaaattatgcattcttcattctttttgattagttgttcaacaaacatgcaaggctaaacactttttcttggttgcaaggacacggaaaccttcggatttcaagaactgtgagatttattttaccttttcttttcagtttatatgatgaatatgtttgttctcatatgcttatttttcctatgattgtttattttaattgctagagcggactctaagttattattgtagacaatctattgttaagtttgatatcaaaaccggagttgtggtatatgaacttgtgaagcaactgagtttaataattgtggcggatctacgttattaatcttagggagaacattcaatcaaatcaaacatagactgcagacagttatgttttcttgattaatcaacttatctagttcttaaggctgccattgaattaaattactagtgcggacactgtggatgtttgatggttagggctagttatacggcggatccgttaactaaccaatgttaagaagagataaatattcagaatataaattgatgtttcgtttccatgatcagttctgatttctgtaggtggatgtgtgcttgtgaccaaggtttgttctcttgataattttctgattttattaaatttagtttgatagttttctgttttcttttgctttagcctagataacgtccaaccccccccccccaaattgcatatcatctagcataaaaatctgacttgaatcttcctcgtgggatcgaccccttgcttgctctatattatcttgtgtgttgtgtttgaagctagggtaattaatttgtgcgaccgcgacatcgcaacaaattttggcgccgttgccggggaagtaattgtagttgattcttgtgctattatttttatttgctgtgattgttatttctttttctgaaaaaaaaaacagaatttttgtttgctgcggtactgttcattacggcagcggtactgttcaaaacatattttttggtggaattaggtatcggccatttttgtcctgaagggaaacgacgttatAAATAGGACTAGTAGTAAActactagccccaccctatcaaggccaaattccgctgttttctagggtttttaggcagtttttgttttctaccgtaggattttcgtacaatttgcattgttttcgatctcgtgtggttggtttatattgagttttcttgatgatttatgccagtaacccgttctactaatcaaagtcaagtgcatttggatctcgaaatagaaaaaaactttacgcaggttacgaaaggaagctcgccttaacactatggttgttgcacgacaacaaacactcaaggagcttgctgctcctaacgtggaaaatcagccattgtgcataaacatcgacaataatgtaaactttgagctcaaatctggttttatacatttgctaccaactttcaatggtcttgcaggagaagatcctcatactcatctcaaggaattccatatggtttgcgttggcatgaaaccgaatggagttgatgaagaacaggttaagttgaaagctttccctttctctttaaaaggggcagcaaaggtatggcttttctccattctcccaggttcaattggaacatggaatggcatgaagaagatcttccttgagaagtatttcccagcatctcgagttgccaacataaggaaagaaatatgtgggattcgacaatctcatggagagacactttccgagtattgggaaagatttgagcaactgtgcattcaatgccctcatcatcaaatacccgatcagctgctcattcaatatttctatgaaggattgatgcctactgaccgtagtatcattgatgctgcaagtggaggggcattggtagataagacacccgaggcagcacgccaattgatctcaaacatggcagccaactcgaaacagtttggcactcgtggagacttcgcaaataaacgagtaaatgagataagtatttctaaccttgagaataaagttaatgatcttacttctcttgtgcgttctttggcttgtggcaatgtacagcaggtgaaagtttgtagcatatgctccttacaaggacatgcttcagatatatgcccaacaatgcaagaagattacattgaacaagctaatgcagttgatggagcattcaatggacaacctcagcgtaagtatgatcctttttcccacacgtacaatcctggatggagagatcatcccaacctacggtatgggaaccagcctcaacaaggcaatcaaggccgacaattccatccccatggatttcagccccaatagaattatcaagcaagacaaccccctccattcacaaactccaatgttatggggtcgtcatccagtgatgatcttcgtgagatgatgaaaactttggcttctaacactgtgaccttgcaacaaaatgtcatgtcttttcaacaggaaacaaggtcaagtattcacaacttggagaagtaaatggggcaagtagcttcaagtgtggggaaattggaagcacaaataaatggaaaattgccctcccaagcattgaatccaaaagagaatgttagtgcgatcatgctgcgaagtgtgaaagaacttgaagagaaaaggtcgaaacaaattgagatggaggaagaagaagagatagaaactgaattgagtacaaaaaagaaacatccttctccttcacaaattgaaaccacgaccaacactctaaaggtaagtcctcaatcaatgacttccagttttaaaacaattccaccctttcctgtgagttcttctaggtcaaagaaagaggacaaagaaaaagagattttagaggttttcaagaaagtagaactcaacattcctttgcttgatgctatcaagcaaattcccaagtatgcaaaattcttgaaggagttgtgtactaccaagagagctttcaaactgaaaggtcatgaaacggtaagtatgggtgaagttgtatctgccgttgttcaaaagaatctgcctttgaaacaaaaagacccaggtgcgtttactatcccatgtgttattggtaatgctagttttaaaagagctttatgcgatttaggtgcatccattagtgttatgcccaaacatgtttatgattctcttagtctagagcctttgaataaaactagcattgtaatacaacttgcggatcgtagttttgtttacccacttggtgtgatagaagatgtcctagttaagattgatagtttggtcattccatgcgacttttatattcttgatatggaacatgattcttgtgattcatcaaacaacactcctatattgtttgggagaccattcttgaaaactgccaatacaaggatagattgtggtaaggatactttgtctatggaagtaggagatgaaaagattgaatttaattttcatgatgcaatgaaatatccttatagcaatgtttattctatcacatgttatgaccaagttgataagtgtgtgcagcaagtttgtgattttgatagtgaggatggattaagcgtagctttgagctatggttatgattttaccaagatagaagagatggacaggtatatatgtgttccccaaaacatgcatgaatcagcattggctttgcaagctttgcaaactgttccccatgatgcaggagtcattaaccccatcatagacaatgaatgggtggcgcctatccttttggtgcccaaaaagattggaattacattggaagaaatacgaaatgatgcttatgagaatgctaggatttacaaagaaaagactaagaatcttcatgaccgaatgcttacaagaaatgagtttcatgttggagagaaagtccttctttatcattcacgtttgaaactttttcctggaaaattgcgctcttgttggattggaccctttgttgtttctaatgtttttccttatggtgcagttgaaatcacaagtttagaaaccaacaaagtactcaaggtcaatgggcatcgtttgaaacctttctatgaaggttggacggtaGAACTCACCGAATCtatagagttagctgaaccaatctatgaagaatgagcatgccatatgtcaagccaatgacataaaacaaaagtgcttactgggaggcaacccagcacacaaaaaaaaaaacag
The Populus nigra chromosome 3, ddPopNigr1.1, whole genome shotgun sequence genome window above contains:
- the LOC133689212 gene encoding uncharacterized protein LOC133689212, producing MPRRTAQVPNSFYLINTLHIFKESIRVMLLHPTHFHSISIFLFSPLPISLFISHFLTRSSPQLPFSTTSITDHLLEHYGVLPQLASKTLIHIIVCFPSSITFGLLGQAATVQLVSDSYNGINLNGRRLLVRSGAAWIKLLRTCFWELLILLALWVIFVATLVSVPGTLFAYGICSRMLGLRVILGFLGAPFCLAFAHLVVVANLAKVLAVLESECCGFKSLVKASNMMAGRQQTALVMALLSNMGLGLVEYLFELKMSKGISFWEGPMLVSMYSTVLVFDTVTTVVFYYACKP